The sequence below is a genomic window from Acidobacteriota bacterium.
TTCACCGTGAATTGCGGCAGCTTGTTCTGCGTGAGAAAGATCCTGCCGACGTACTCGCCCACGGCGCCCAGTCCCATCAACTGGATGCCGCCAAGGAAGAACAACGTGACAATCAACGACGGATACCCTTCCGGCGACTTCGAGAGCACCAGTGCCTGGATGACGAAGAACAGCGCCATCAGGAACGAGAACAACGAGATGACGCCGCCGATGAGCGTCGTGACGCGCAGCGGAATCACCGA
It includes:
- a CDS encoding glycosyltransferase, whose translation is DGPFTYVDGIIFGITSQITQVQATHHTRFAGQSNYSLVRSIAVWLKLATGFSVIPLRVTTLIGGVISLFSFLMALFFVIQALVLSKSPEGYPSLIVTLFFLGGIQLMGLGAVGEYVGRIFLTQNKLPQFTVKDVARHTERDGG